One Stigmatopora argus isolate UIUO_Sarg chromosome 20, RoL_Sarg_1.0, whole genome shotgun sequence genomic region harbors:
- the LOC144065569 gene encoding uncharacterized protein LOC144065569 isoform X2 yields MQTPSPKMSGFREYLGPDGKESVGLKKELELPQIKEEEPEFPQQQMRYERLPIKKEEDDVTWSFGEFLKREEDLGVTSRGAEPAHTLTLPQIKEEEPEFPQQQMRDEQLPIKKEEDDVTWSLGENLKREEDLGVTSRGAEPAHTLKLPQIKEEEPEFPQQQIKKEEDDVSVSTGEPFKSEDDLGVAGRGAETPNGSSAEGQADNLIAPLSDTEHLLYDNEGLKDGKLWKCSQCGKIFGKKSTLKTHMRSHTGEKPLSCTVCGKTFTHKRNLNIHARTHTGEKPFSCSVCGQRFTQKGNLIRHTRTHTGEKTFSCSVCGQTFTQKGNLTIHARTHAGDKPFSCSVCGKRFKEKGSLKKHTRTHTGEKPFACSVCGKRFTGNGSLKRHTRTHTGEKPFSCSVCGQRFTHKQNLKIHTRTHTGEKPFACSVCGKRFTGNGSLKRHTRTHTGEKPFSCSVCGKAFSTTKHLKIHIRTHTGEKPFSCSVCGKTFTRKEHLNLHIRTHTGEKPFACSVCGKTFTRKEHLNLHTRTHTTEKPFSCSVCGQAYSQKQYLKKHLITHTGE; encoded by the exons ATGCAAACACCAAGCCCGAAAATGTCAG gtttcagagaatatcttggtcccgatgggaaagagtctgttggccttaaaaaggaacttgagctcccccaaattaaagaggaggagccagagttccctcaacaacaaatgagatacgagcgacttccaatcaagaaggaggaagatgatgtcacctggtcatttggtgaattcctgaaaagggaagaggatctgggcgtgaccagcagaggggcggagcctgcacacaccttaacattaccccaaattaaagaggaggagccagagttccctcaacaacaaatgagagacgagcaacttccaatcaagaaggaggaagatgatgtcacctggtcacttggtgaaaacctgaagagggaagaggatctgggcgtgaccagcagaggggcggagcctgcacacaccttaaagttaccccaaattaaagaggaggagccagagttccctcaacagcaaatcaaaaaggaggaagatgatgtcagtgtgtcaactggtgagcctttcaagagtgaagatgatctgggcgtggccggcagaggggcggagactccgaacggcagctcagcagaagggcaagcagacaatttaattgctccgttatcagataccgaacacttgctttatgacaatgaaggtcttaaggacggcaaactctggaaatgctctcagtgtggaaaaatctttgggaaaaagtctactttgaaaacacacatgaggagccacactggggagaaacccttatcatgtacagtttgtggtaaaacatttacacacaagagaaacttaaatattcatgcaagaacccacactggtgaaaaaccattctcgtgttcagtttgtggtcaaagattcacacagaagggaaacttaataaggcacacaagaacacacactggtgaaaaaacattttcgtgttcagtttgtggtcaaacattcacacagaagggaaacttaacaattcatgcaagaacacacgcaggtgacaaaccattttcgtgttcagtttgtggtaaaagatttaaagagaaaggaagcttaaaaaaacacacaagaacccacactggtgaaaaaccatttgcatgttcagtttgtggtaaaagatttacagggaacggaagcttaaaaagacacacaagaacccacactggtgaaaaaccattttcgtgttcagtttgtggtcaaagatttacacacaagcaaaacttaaaaatacacacaagaacccacactggtgaaaaaccatttgcatgttcagtttgtggtaaaagatttacagggaacggaagcttaaaaagacacacaagaacccacactggtgaaaaaccattttcgtgttcagtttgcggtaaagccttttctacaactaaacacttaaaaatccacataagaacacacacgggtgaaaagccattttcgtgctcagtttgtggtaaaacatttacacggaaggaacacttaaatcttcacataagaacccacactggtgaaaaaccatttgcgtgctcagtttgtggtaaaacatttacccggaaggaacacttaaatcttcacacaagaacccacacaactgaaaaaccattttcctgctcagtttgtggtcaagcctattctcaaaagcaatatttaaaaaaacacttaataacccacactggagaataa
- the LOC144065569 gene encoding uncharacterized protein LOC144065569 isoform X1, which translates to MFFPGLRGFPPGFREYLGPDGKESVGLKKELELPQIKEEEPEFPQQQMRYERLPIKKEEDDVTWSFGEFLKREEDLGVTSRGAEPAHTLTLPQIKEEEPEFPQQQMRDEQLPIKKEEDDVTWSLGENLKREEDLGVTSRGAEPAHTLKLPQIKEEEPEFPQQQIKKEEDDVSVSTGEPFKSEDDLGVAGRGAETPNGSSAEGQADNLIAPLSDTEHLLYDNEGLKDGKLWKCSQCGKIFGKKSTLKTHMRSHTGEKPLSCTVCGKTFTHKRNLNIHARTHTGEKPFSCSVCGQRFTQKGNLIRHTRTHTGEKTFSCSVCGQTFTQKGNLTIHARTHAGDKPFSCSVCGKRFKEKGSLKKHTRTHTGEKPFACSVCGKRFTGNGSLKRHTRTHTGEKPFSCSVCGQRFTHKQNLKIHTRTHTGEKPFACSVCGKRFTGNGSLKRHTRTHTGEKPFSCSVCGKAFSTTKHLKIHIRTHTGEKPFSCSVCGKTFTRKEHLNLHIRTHTGEKPFACSVCGKTFTRKEHLNLHTRTHTTEKPFSCSVCGQAYSQKQYLKKHLITHTGE; encoded by the exons atgttcttcccaggcctgcgtgggtttcctccag gtttcagagaatatcttggtcccgatgggaaagagtctgttggccttaaaaaggaacttgagctcccccaaattaaagaggaggagccagagttccctcaacaacaaatgagatacgagcgacttccaatcaagaaggaggaagatgatgtcacctggtcatttggtgaattcctgaaaagggaagaggatctgggcgtgaccagcagaggggcggagcctgcacacaccttaacattaccccaaattaaagaggaggagccagagttccctcaacaacaaatgagagacgagcaacttccaatcaagaaggaggaagatgatgtcacctggtcacttggtgaaaacctgaagagggaagaggatctgggcgtgaccagcagaggggcggagcctgcacacaccttaaagttaccccaaattaaagaggaggagccagagttccctcaacagcaaatcaaaaaggaggaagatgatgtcagtgtgtcaactggtgagcctttcaagagtgaagatgatctgggcgtggccggcagaggggcggagactccgaacggcagctcagcagaagggcaagcagacaatttaattgctccgttatcagataccgaacacttgctttatgacaatgaaggtcttaaggacggcaaactctggaaatgctctcagtgtggaaaaatctttgggaaaaagtctactttgaaaacacacatgaggagccacactggggagaaacccttatcatgtacagtttgtggtaaaacatttacacacaagagaaacttaaatattcatgcaagaacccacactggtgaaaaaccattctcgtgttcagtttgtggtcaaagattcacacagaagggaaacttaataaggcacacaagaacacacactggtgaaaaaacattttcgtgttcagtttgtggtcaaacattcacacagaagggaaacttaacaattcatgcaagaacacacgcaggtgacaaaccattttcgtgttcagtttgtggtaaaagatttaaagagaaaggaagcttaaaaaaacacacaagaacccacactggtgaaaaaccatttgcatgttcagtttgtggtaaaagatttacagggaacggaagcttaaaaagacacacaagaacccacactggtgaaaaaccattttcgtgttcagtttgtggtcaaagatttacacacaagcaaaacttaaaaatacacacaagaacccacactggtgaaaaaccatttgcatgttcagtttgtggtaaaagatttacagggaacggaagcttaaaaagacacacaagaacccacactggtgaaaaaccattttcgtgttcagtttgcggtaaagccttttctacaactaaacacttaaaaatccacataagaacacacacgggtgaaaagccattttcgtgctcagtttgtggtaaaacatttacacggaaggaacacttaaatcttcacataagaacccacactggtgaaaaaccatttgcgtgctcagtttgtggtaaaacatttacccggaaggaacacttaaatcttcacacaagaacccacacaactgaaaaaccattttcctgctcagtttgtggtcaagcctattctcaaaagcaatatttaaaaaaacacttaataacccacactggagaataa
- the LOC144065569 gene encoding uncharacterized protein LOC144065569 isoform X3: protein MRYERLPIKKEEDDVTWSFGEFLKREEDLGVTSRGAEPAHTLTLPQIKEEEPEFPQQQMRDEQLPIKKEEDDVTWSLGENLKREEDLGVTSRGAEPAHTLKLPQIKEEEPEFPQQQIKKEEDDVSVSTGEPFKSEDDLGVAGRGAETPNGSSAEGQADNLIAPLSDTEHLLYDNEGLKDGKLWKCSQCGKIFGKKSTLKTHMRSHTGEKPLSCTVCGKTFTHKRNLNIHARTHTGEKPFSCSVCGQRFTQKGNLIRHTRTHTGEKTFSCSVCGQTFTQKGNLTIHARTHAGDKPFSCSVCGKRFKEKGSLKKHTRTHTGEKPFACSVCGKRFTGNGSLKRHTRTHTGEKPFSCSVCGQRFTHKQNLKIHTRTHTGEKPFACSVCGKRFTGNGSLKRHTRTHTGEKPFSCSVCGKAFSTTKHLKIHIRTHTGEKPFSCSVCGKTFTRKEHLNLHIRTHTGEKPFACSVCGKTFTRKEHLNLHTRTHTTEKPFSCSVCGQAYSQKQYLKKHLITHTGE, encoded by the coding sequence atgagatacgagcgacttccaatcaagaaggaggaagatgatgtcacctggtcatttggtgaattcctgaaaagggaagaggatctgggcgtgaccagcagaggggcggagcctgcacacaccttaacattaccccaaattaaagaggaggagccagagttccctcaacaacaaatgagagacgagcaacttccaatcaagaaggaggaagatgatgtcacctggtcacttggtgaaaacctgaagagggaagaggatctgggcgtgaccagcagaggggcggagcctgcacacaccttaaagttaccccaaattaaagaggaggagccagagttccctcaacagcaaatcaaaaaggaggaagatgatgtcagtgtgtcaactggtgagcctttcaagagtgaagatgatctgggcgtggccggcagaggggcggagactccgaacggcagctcagcagaagggcaagcagacaatttaattgctccgttatcagataccgaacacttgctttatgacaatgaaggtcttaaggacggcaaactctggaaatgctctcagtgtggaaaaatctttgggaaaaagtctactttgaaaacacacatgaggagccacactggggagaaacccttatcatgtacagtttgtggtaaaacatttacacacaagagaaacttaaatattcatgcaagaacccacactggtgaaaaaccattctcgtgttcagtttgtggtcaaagattcacacagaagggaaacttaataaggcacacaagaacacacactggtgaaaaaacattttcgtgttcagtttgtggtcaaacattcacacagaagggaaacttaacaattcatgcaagaacacacgcaggtgacaaaccattttcgtgttcagtttgtggtaaaagatttaaagagaaaggaagcttaaaaaaacacacaagaacccacactggtgaaaaaccatttgcatgttcagtttgtggtaaaagatttacagggaacggaagcttaaaaagacacacaagaacccacactggtgaaaaaccattttcgtgttcagtttgtggtcaaagatttacacacaagcaaaacttaaaaatacacacaagaacccacactggtgaaaaaccatttgcatgttcagtttgtggtaaaagatttacagggaacggaagcttaaaaagacacacaagaacccacactggtgaaaaaccattttcgtgttcagtttgcggtaaagccttttctacaactaaacacttaaaaatccacataagaacacacacgggtgaaaagccattttcgtgctcagtttgtggtaaaacatttacacggaaggaacacttaaatcttcacataagaacccacactggtgaaaaaccatttgcgtgctcagtttgtggtaaaacatttacccggaaggaacacttaaatcttcacacaagaacccacacaactgaaaaaccattttcctgctcagtttgtggtcaagcctattctcaaaagcaatatttaaaaaaacacttaataacccacactggagaataa